The sequence attcctgcattggagcttcctataaactgtagcgggttttctgaagctagtggaactttgtaaaggcctcgtagtgttaccctgcctcgcctcctcggtagaggtgtatgggaagtcgcgatcccttggcagatgggtaacatgacttgtgggtaaagatgcgccacctctgcagagtgtaaaactggtatactagccgtgctcacggtcatgagcggctcggacactcacatgattaaattatggaacttaaactcaatttgtcatatgcattgcatcgcaggtgaggttgttacttttgttctactatttaattgggttgatatttacttatacttagtaattgctaataaaattttgaccaactttaaaagcaatgctcagctccaaccatcctctttggtaagccttacacttcacgtgagctcccacctttggcgagttcatgcacattattccccacaacttgttgagcgatgaacgtatgtgagctcactcttgctgtctcacaccccccacaggtcaagaacaggtaccgcaagatgaggcgcgtggaggatgctgtgatgagttcgtgagtggtctaggccgtcgtctcccagtcaactttgggttgctggatcgtttcctcatatgatgtaattatttaattattttgtatagaactcctgttatatagtaaagatgtgacattcgatcctgtgccactatgcatcatatgtgtgagacttggtcccagcacacctggtgtttatgttcgcgcccgggctttggatccctaaaacccgggtgtgacactataCATACACTGAAGATTCAATAAACAAGCTCATTGTAGATGTCTTCCCGTCACTTGAGGAAAATGCAAGATCAATAGCTTATATGAGCACGCGTGCCATCCTTTCAACCAAAAATCAGCATGTGGACCAACTCAATGCAAAGATGATTGATAAATTTCCGGGCAATGGAAAAGTTTATCATAGCTTTGACTGTGCCGATGATGATTCTAGAAATAACTATCCTATTGAGTTTTTGAACTCCATAACTCCAAATGGTTTGCCCCCACATGTGCTCAAAGTAAAAATCAATAGTCCAGTGATTCTTCTCCGCAATCTTGATCCTAATAATGGCTTGTGCAATGGAACAAGACTCATGGTTAGAGCATTGCAAGACAATGCAATTGATGCTGAAATTGTTGGTGGTCACAATGCGGGTACAAGGGTGTTCATTCCTCAGATTCCAATGTGTCCATCAGATGACATTTCTCTTCCGTTTAAGTTGAAGAGGAAACAATTCCCTATCCGCTTGAGTTTTGCTATGACCATAAATAAAGCACAGGGGCAAACCATCCCAAATGTTGGCATCTACCTGCCAGAGCCTGTGTTCTCGCATGGACAACTTTATGTGGCATTGTCGAGGGGCGTGTCAAGACAAACTACTAGAATTCTGGCTAGGCCAAAGAAGGAATTAGATCCCACAGGGAAGAGCACCAAGAATATTGTGTATAAAGATGTCCTCAACTGCTGACAATTGGTAAGTCCATGCAAATAGCACATATGTTTCCTATGTTTGAATAATCTGCGTGTTATATTTTCGATGAATATTTGTGTGTTCCTGCCAATACTGACAATATTACTTTCATGGTGTCTCCACATGTTAGCTGCATCATTTTTACATGTTATTTGGCCTTTTCTTGTGGAGCTCCAGCTGTAGAGTCTAATTGGTGCTCCTTTTCCTCTCTGTAGTGCAGATTACGATGTCCATACCAAGATCAGCTGGGGATGCTGAAAGATGTGCTTTCATTATTGCACTCTGAAAGTTATGCATACATGACTCATGGTACAATTATATAGGTATACATATTAATCTTATGCTTTGTAACCTCTATGATTGATATAATAATTTTCACTTCTTTTTTACTGTTCATCGAATAACCTGCAGCTACTTAATAACCAGTAGTGTTTTACCTTTTTTTAAGATCACCTGGATGGTCGTTGTCTGAATATCCCAATAATTCTGAGTTGTCCCCTTTTACATACCTACAGCCGTATTGTGTTGTACCAGCCACATATCTTACAATTCTTTTAATGGCAGTCCGGTGTTCAGAATTTGGTGTCTCCATAAATCTGCTCACCATTCCCACAAAATATGCTAGGTTAGGTCTGGTGTTTACAAGATATCTCAGACTCCCAACTATACTTCTGTACTTGGTAGGATCAAATAGTCTGTAACCTTTTGAGCCTGACTCATAACCTATGAAAACCATTTTGCTAGATCTATCAGCCAGTTTATTTAAACCTGGACCAACCAACTTCACATGGGCAACACAACCAAAAAATCTCAAATGACTGACACTAAGTTTCTTTCCATGCCAGGCTTCGAAAGGAGTCTTAGAGATTAGAGCTTGGACTTCACAGCTTCCATTTTCAGACTTCAACAACTATTTTTTTCTAACAAAAATAATTCTAAATATTATACTCAGTGAACTTGTGTTTGTGCCATCATTTCACAGTTGACATTCCTGATTTGTAACTACGATCCTGCTTTTTATATAAAGTTAAATGGTTTGTTTTTATGGTGAGGAGATATGTGATGATCGAATTGTTTCCCTATTTGTTTGATTGGCTGCCATGATGGCTAAATCTGCATTAGCTCTATCTGATCATCTCCTTTACTGGCATTCAATGGAACAACAACGTATATCTGACATAGAGGTTAGGTTTAAACATCACGCATGTTGTTTTACTTGTGGGTTCATGCAGGATATAATGGTTTCAATCATATTCTTGTATCCTTTTTGCATTTGATTCTGTTTTTTTGTCTTCTTATTTATTACTTTTAATTTGTTTGCCAAAACTTTCAATACTGAAAATGATGTGACCCTTAGCATGAAAAATATACTCGTGTTTAGAAAACTTGAGCTTTTAGGATTGTACTCAGTCAACTTCAACACCTACTACCTTTGTGTTTATTTATTTAGCCTTTTCATGTGGTCCTCTAGCTGAATCTAATCAGTGCTTCTTTTCCTCTTTGGAGTGCAGATTACAATGTTAATAACAAGCCCACTGAATGCTGAAAGTTGCGTAAAGGAGCGGTGAGTCTGGGAGCTATGTTTGTGCATGTCGTTCTATGTGCGCTGATAGTAGCGATCAATTTCCCAGTGTATGAAGCAATGTTCGTCCACAAGGACAGTGGCAGATTACCAGCTTCGGTCAGTGTAGTTTTACTCTGCATTGTATTACCATTATGTATACTACTTCCAACCATGTTGTAGATGTGGAGCTGGTGAAAGATGACATATATATTTGAAACCCGATGGTGAAAGTTATAAGAACTGTACTCATATAATATATTTCCAAGAGAAATAAAAAAACAATAACATGTTCCTTTACATATCTGAAAATGTCGCAACATTTTGTTTATCAGGGTGGTGGCGCATAACTTTGTCCAGTCACTGCAATCTGAGAATTCGTTGAACTGGTTTTTCTCATTTGCAATGGCTATACATAGAGACCCTGTCACTGGCAAGCAGTATAGGATTGAATTTGAAGAGCTACACATAACCATCACAGAAACTGCAGCACTGCACGGCTCATTAGCTTCCTCAAGATTGTGTGGGACTGGGCGAGACACAGCAGAACCGATTATGACTAGCGCAGGAATGGTGGCGGAAATGGCTGAATCTACGAgatggattggaagcctactGATGCGTTGGTCCTAGAGCTGTAGGAGGTCATCTTCTCGTCCCTGGACCTGGAGTCCTTGCTGTAGGCCGACGCCGACCTATCCCTGATAAACACGAGCTGCAGGATAACTTAATCTTAATGTGTATTCACTTGTGTCATGATTCAGATTTTTTGTTCACCTCGTTATCTCAATCACTTTTGACATGATTTATAATGTGTATTCACTTTATTGTCTTTTTAGATTTGTTGTATAGTTAGGACGGGCACTTTACTAGTACTACTAAACTCACACTGTGTACCCTATGCCTAAAAATTCTAGGTAAATAGTGCGTCAACCAGGGCTCGAACACTGGGCGAGAGCGAAGTTAGATTGTCTCTAGTAGAGCATAGAAAATAGAGGACATGTAACTATAAATGATATTGTTTAATAATGTTTATAGATAGAAATTTGAAATAGGAGATGGATGGAGGAGATCTACTCGAGATAGCTTTAGAAATAGAGTCTCGAAAAAGTGACCCGAGCGGTTGGTAACTTGGTACACGGGCAAATAAGTCAACTGCTATGCAGTGTGCTGTGGCTGTGGGCCTTTGAGCGGGCGCCAAAAAGTATTGGGCCTTTTTAAGCCATGGGCCGCGGTCGCAGCGGTCCGGCGCTTGCAGCCTCGTCGATCGTCACATCCTAAACGCTGAAACGCGGCGCACGCACTTCCTATCCCTCTGCCGCCGCACCGGCAGCTCAGGTGCTCAGCACTGCTGAACCAACTGCCGGCGGGAGCGACAGGCCGCGGACATCGTCTGCCGATGCCTCTGCGCGGTCTCCGGCGCCGGGGGCGTTGCTGTGATGACGGGAGGACCCTGCTACGCCTCTCTCTCCGCAGATCGTCATCGTGCGCCGCACCTTCGAGCCAAAGTTCCAACAGCGCCGCACTCACGGCGGAGGAAGAGGCGGCGGCCGCACAAATCAAGAGCTCGCTCCTCAGGGCGCGCAAGGGGAGCGTCGAGGACCTGGTACGGGCCCTGGCGGCAGAGTGCTCCGAGGTCCGGCTGACGAGCGGCGTCGCGGACAGCCTGCTGCGCGGGTGCGGGGACTGCTGGAAACCCGCGCTGGGTTTCTTCCTTTGGGCGCAGTCGCGGGGCGGCGGCTACTCGCACACACCGTACGCCTGCAGCCGGATGGTCGACCTGCTCGGGAAGACGAGGCAGATCGACCGGATGTGGGATCTGCTGTCCGAAATGCACTGCAGGGGGCTCGTCACGGTGGACACTGTCGCCAAGAGCATCAGGAGGCTTGCCGCTGCGAGGAAGTGGAGGGATGCCATTCTGTTGTTTGATCAGCTGGAGGACTTGGGACTGGAGAGGAACACGGAGACCATGAATGTGCTGCTGGACGCGCTCTGCAAGGAGAAGAAAGTCGAACTGGCGCGCGAGGTCTTTGTCATGCTCAGCCCTCATATCGCACCAGATGCGTACACTTTCAACATCTTCGTCCATGGTTGGTGCAGCGTGCGCAGGATTGACGAGGCGCTGTGGACGATCGAGGAGATGAAAACCAGGGGGTTCCCTCCTATCGTCATCACATACACGGCTGTTCTTGAGGCGTACTGCAAGCAGCGCAACTTCAGGAGGGTCTACGAAGTCCTTGATTCCATGGGTTCTCAGGGCTGCCATCCGAATGTGATCACATACACGATGATCATGACCTCACTGACAAAATGCGAAAGGTTTGAAGAAGCTCTGAGTGTCTCTGATAGAATGAAGTCCTCTGGTTGTAAGCCTGATACCTTGTTCTACAACGCCCTGATCAACCTTCTCGGTAGAGCAGGTCACTTGTTTGAAGCCAACCAAGTGTTTCGCGTGGAGATGCCAAGGAATGGCGTGCTCCGCAACGTGGCCACCTATAACACGATGATATCAATTCTCTGCCAATATGGGCGAGATGATGACGCGCTCGGTGTACTGAAAGAGATGGAAGCACAATCCTGCAAACCTGATCTTCAGACATATCAGCCACTTCTTAGACTGCTGCTTGGTAGAAGAGGGCAAGCTGCTGCCGTTCACCGTTTGTTGAGTGAGCTTCGTGATAGAAATGGTCTAGGGTTAGATCTTGATACATATACCCTTCTGATCCATGGTCTCTGCAAGGTCGGTGAGACCGATTGGGCTTATCTACTCTATGATGAGATGGTAGGCAGTGAAATTGTACCTAGGCCTAGAACATGCGAGTTACTTTTGAGTGAGATGCAGAGACAAAACATGGAAGCGTACGTGGAAAGAATTCGGAATGATGTAAGTTTCTTTGGCCTTACTCAGTAACTTCGATAGCATTGCCTTCTCCCATATGATTCATTTATTTGCTAGTCATTATTAAAATACTATGCAACAATCCCTAACTTAGCATAACTAGAACTCAAGAGGCATATTCACAAAAGATGGATCATCTCTGTTTTTTACACTTACTAGCCAGTTGCTAGTGCTTTGCTAGGAttgttatatatcatataaataggtattgagatatttattcaaatgtaattattgtttatttctaaacactaagataTGTGTGGTCTGGTGGTTAGCTCCAAATTTCTGGAGCAAGGGGTTGTGTGTCCAAGTGCTTGTTCTGCACTATTTTTTGCGCGGAGTGGTAGCAGCGCAGGCGGGGTCGGGTGCTGGTTACGCACATTAGCTGTGCGGCACAGGGCAGTAGCTGAGAGAGCGTTGGGCGTGGGACCCACAGGACACAGCGCGTGGGGCGGGTCTAGAGTGTCAACGCGGAGTGTGAAGTCGTGGTAGCATCAATGTCCatattaggttcttaatagagtagtatagatatcATCTCTTTTTGTTCATGGTATTATAGCAAGATTGAGACCCTCATTTGACTGCAGATGATGATCCTTGTACAGTAACCAAGTGCCATGAGCCCATGCTTTTGCATTTCCTTGCTTTTCTTAACACGCTATTACATTTCATGTGACTATTTTGTCGATTGTTGAGCTTGGTGTGTTAGTGTGGCACCCAGCCTATCCGTTTGGCTTTAGTCTGAAACGAAAGTGTACATGCCTATATAACCTGTCACAAACTACTAGAGTGTTCGGTGTCCATTGGTAAAGCAACCTCACTTTCGGTGACCTCTGGCTAATTTCCCCTACTTCATATAACATTCTTACTTTGGAAATACGATTGACTGCAGGTTATCTTCTATTCGATATGGTAAGTGACATGCTTTCACTTGACTACAGCTTGTCTTTTTATTCAGTATCGTCTATTATTACTTGTGTCAGTGCAGTCATTTGTTTCGCCTTACTTTGCTCCTCCAACCAATGGTTGTTTCATGGTATATAGACCCTTCTGTCGTTGCAACTTATGTTCGGGGGTGAACAGTCTCTGTGACGATCGTTTGACAGAGTTGCAGTAGCTTAGTTGCCTGCTTTTGGCCAGTTGAGTATTTGAGTATCAGTTCTACCATTCAACAGCTCTAGGCAgccttgttttgtttttgtttttgtttttggaTTAGTTGTATACATCTCACTCAACTtttacaaaattagataattAGTTCATTTTGATGCCATGAAGTGGCTTGAAAATAAACTAGTTTCCAatttttcaaaaatttgagtGGCATGTTTTCAACCGACCCCTTTTTTTTGGTAGGGATTCTCATCGAATAAATATATACCATCCTGTTGAGGGTAGCTATGTCCGGAAGGCATGGTTGCTCATCCTGGACCATTCATGGTGGCCGGGGTAGCTCTTTCTCTTTCTTGCTTTCTTTTGAATGAATGAAAAGTGGAATGCCAGCGAACATGTGCTTGCACATTTGCTGCGAAGAGACTCTGCTTGTGGGTTATCTATCCATGGCGCCTCAATGACCCGAGGGATCGAATCGCACGTGGGCCGGCGTACGCCTGCGCCTACGGTTATACGGCGACGCGACCCGGACGGCATGGGGGCGGTTGGTGCGTGTGAGACGGTGGGATCGGGTGCCGTGACCGACGCCGGACGCGATGGAGAGGAGAGGGAAGGGCCTGACTCTCCCTGAGGCATCTTCTTCGGCTCCTCCGCCGAGTTGGAAGCAAAGGCGTCGTCTGTCCACTTCCGCGTTGCATTACAAACGGGCAGTGTATCATGGTGTGGGTAAGCACTCAGAACCCATCTGCAGATCATACTGTGTCAACTCGTAGAATGTACGATTATAGGCCATCCTCAGTACGTGCCACGAGATCGATCGAGCACTCCACCTTGTCGGCAACCCGTCGCTGATAGGCACAAGCACAACCACGTACACGACGCGTGTTCAGTTCAAGAGCAGTGAAGGCCGAAGAGGGTGGCGTGGATCGCCATGTGGGTAGCGGCATGCATATGCACGCATGTGGGTTGTGGAGACGCCGAGACGGGGACGAGAGCGGAGTCTGTCTGTGCACTCTACTCGCTGTCGTTGGACCATCAACGTCATCCGAGTTAATATAAGCGATGGGCGAGCTAAGTGCTGGCGCTGTTCATGAATAAATGAACTCGATGGAACGGTTTCCATCTCGTCGCGACAGCGATGCTGTGTCGAGGAACGCTGCGAGGCCAGTTCTAGCCACGCTACCTGGGTTCAGTCGCGGTTGATTCGTGCTTTACGCCGGGTCAGATTCGGTTCCAAGGAGCTCATAGATtactctctcgctctctctctcttttaTTTTTACAAAAAATCGTTTGAAATAAAAGGGAATTGATTCAACGGCCGAACATTGGTGCGGCAGACTACTGCCGTCAAGCTGTACAACATACATGGATTAGAATCCAGAGAAACGCCTTTCAGAGTCTGATCTGATGAGGCCCGTCTGCAGCCATCCAGAGCTGCCTGCCTGCGCCACCTAACTGCGTACTGGGGCACGGTAAAACCACTGCTGGTACTGTGCTACCACGCCTTTGCATCATTGCCGACCCCGAACCAACCTTCCGatgctgcctgcctgcctgcctccccTCCTCCATGGCTCAACCTCCCCTCCCCTGCCTGCCCCGTTGTCCCCACCCCTCTCGCCTTCTCTCCACCTTGGGCTCTCATGATTCTGTTTCAAAGGCTGCACTGCCGAACCACCATGAATGGCTTCGTTTCACCTTTCCGTCCCCGGGCCACGCCACGCCCTTCTGAAAAAGATCTCCACGCCTTCTCATCCCTCCACCCACTGATACAGATTCATCATGCAGGCAGGCAGGGACTCCCCCCGCTCGATCACTGTCTGTTCCGCTCTCTTTTTTCCAGATAGGACCACTGGGCTGCAGCTGGAGCTGGACTGGACGGCGGTACCACTGACTTTCACACTGTACTGTGCAACTGCATGGACCCAGCTCCTCTGATCCTCtctcgctctccctctctctctcatccATAACGACATGGCACCTTTGCACCACGCTACTGCCCTGCCTACTACTAGTACTGTCTCTTTGAACCACTTTGGTGGCCTAATCCCGGGCCCCTCTGATGATGGCTTATGAGCCCCAGCTTTGCGCTTGCAGGCACTGCACGGTCTGGTTCTTGTTCCTGAGCAGTTGAGCTGCGCACACCGACTTCTTTTGCACAAGGTATTGTATTTGTCTTCGGTGTTGCAGACGTGTTCTTCCCACGCATGCTTTTAATCTTTTTAAAATCTCCATTTGCGTAAGCTCAGTCTGCAGTTTACAAATGCTTTGAGTCCTGCGCTCCTGTCCTGCTGTTCTTGTCTAGCAGTAAACAAGTCATTTCCTTTGTTGTCACATGGTGGCTCGCCGAGTGCTGGTGCACACATTCTCTCCTCGTTccaccttgctgctgctgctgcagttCTTGGCACGGCCTTGTATTGTATGAATATGATTGTATCACATGCCATGTGACTATGTGAGTAGCTGACCACGGCTCACCGCGAGGCGCACAGGTACAGCAGCGCAGGCGCGGCGGCAGCCCGCCGCTGGATCTCTCCCGAGGCTCCGGCGATGGAGCGGTCCTGCTACTTCCCGCTGCGGTGGGAGAGCACGGGCGACCAGTGGTGGTACGCGTCGCCGATAGACTGGGCGGCGGCCGACGGCCACTACGACATCGTCCGCCAGCTGCTGCACCTCGACCCCAACCTGCTCATCAAGCTCACCTCCCTCCGCCGGATCCGCCGCCTCGAGGCGCTGTGGGacgacgacgcccgcttcgccgacGCGGCCCGGAACCGCGCGTCCGTCGCCCGCAGCCTGCTGCTGGAGTGCGAGTGCAGGAACCACCGCCCCGGCGCCGGGGAGAACACGCTGCTCCGGGCCGGGTACGGCGGCTGGGTGCTCTACGCGGCGGCGTCGGCCGGGGACGCCGCGTTCGTGCGGGAGCTGCTGGAGAGGGACCCGCTGCTCGTGTTCGGCGAGGGCGAGTACGGCGTCACGGACATGTTCTACGCGGCGGCCAGGGGCGGGAGCGCGGACGTGTTCAGGCTGCTGCTCGACCACGCCATGTCGCCGAGGTGCTCGACGAGTTGCCGGAACGGCGAAGCCAGCGCCAGGCGCAGCTCCGTGTTCCGGCTTGAGATGATGAGCCGGGCCGTCCAcgccgcggcgaggggcgggagcGTGGAGATGCTCAGGGAGCTGCTCGACGAGTCCAGCGTGTCGACGTATCTCGACATCCGTGGATCCACCGTGCTGCATGCCGCCGCTGGGAGAGGGCAGCTGCAGGTGAGCCATCCACATTTGCTACTGCTTAAATCACATCTTCTGCAAATGCTTATTAGCTGTTCTTGCTGTAAGAGCATCTTCAAAAGACTCTTTATTTTTGATTCTCTATTTGACTCTTTATTTGTCACTCTATAAAGATTAAACTCTAAATATAACATCTTATTACAACAGACTCTCCAACATGCAAGTTAGCTTGGCTAGTGAGGGAGTCAATTTAGAGAGCTGGATAGCTTGTCAATTTAAATGGCTAGCCTGTTGGAGAGCTATTTTGCTAttaagtagctaaaatttagcttgacaagctatttagctagtctcttgTAGATGCTCTAAGCCTGGATCCTTACGCGAATGATTCTTATGTGCAAATGCAGTATTCTGCGGATCCCTACAGTAATGTTATTAAAAAATACATGGGAAAGTGGGAGAGACATGAGATTTACCAGTGTTCTAACCAAAGTCAGctagcatctccaagagactagctaaatagcTTGTGAAGCTAAATTTTAGCAACTTAATTGCATAATAGCTCTCCAACAGACTAGCCATTTGACTTTCTAATCTATCTGGCTCTCTAAATGAACTCTCTCACTAGTTAAATTTGGCTAGCAACTCTCGCTAGCCAAGCTAACTTGTATATTGGAGAGTCTGTTGGAATCAATTGTTATATATAGAGTTTAATATTTATGGAGATATAAATAAAGGGTTAAATAGAGAGTCAAAAATAaagagtctcttggagatgctctaacagtTGAGAAGCATCTCCCTCTTGAACATGCCTTTACTGTGGGATATTGTAGGTGGGACACTTTCAAATATCCAGCCATTTCTATATTTCTAGATGCAGCGTGCCATTATTATTACGACTTCCATGTTGACTCTTATTTAGGATGATTACGTGCTTTTCGGATCCTAGTTTCCTTCTAGTTCTTCATGTTGAATGCTCAGTTTAGCAAGGATCTGCGTACAGACTACAGACGATGCATTTCATTGAAAACTACTGTGTGCTTGTATTTTCTCAGCTAGGTTGGTATTGGAAAGGAAATTGTTCCTCTAGAAAGTCACCTAAGATCACTTTGTTAGTTCAGAAATTCCATAAAGTTTTTTTTAAAGAACAGACACAATGCTACTGATAAAGGAACATCAACAAGTTTTATAGTTCAATGTCACAGTAATACAACTTCCAGATGGCGAATGTTCCTTGAGGGGCCGTTCGTTTTTTCCGGAATAGAGGCATGGAACAATTCCTAGCCGgtttgtttctctaatttatataagttttgatCAGTTGGAATAATTCCTGGTTCATTCCTGGACAAACGAACAAGACCTTAGTGATTTTAATCCCTGGCCCTGGTTATCGTAATCCTGCATAACAGTATATTAAGCCAGGGTGTCACTGTGTACTTGTTGGCCAGACTTTCTTATTTCATTTATTGGTATGATACTGAGCACAGTTATCAGCTCACACAGTTGGTGGCCATAATGGGTAGGTAGTTTAGTTAGACATAAAAGGTGGCTTTGTTGCCAATCAATATGTCCCTTTCCAATAACGTGATAACAGAGTGAATATGCTTCCTGTTGTTCCAGTTTAACTCACAAGATTCACCAGAAAGATCTAGCTTTTTATATCTACAAACTTCTTGGTGATGCTATGCAGCCAAAACATCTATCCATTTCCTGTTGATGATACGCAGACAGCTCTGTTACTGTTCCGT is a genomic window of Zea mays cultivar B73 chromosome 5, Zm-B73-REFERENCE-NAM-5.0, whole genome shotgun sequence containing:
- the LOC103627382 gene encoding pentatricopeptide repeat-containing protein At3g04130, mitochondrial codes for the protein MPLRGLRRRGRCCDDGRTLLRLSLRRSSSCAAPSSQSSNSAALTAEEEAAAAQIKSSLLRARKGSVEDLVRALAAECSEVRLTSGVADSLLRGCGDCWKPALGFFLWAQSRGGGYSHTPYACSRMVDLLGKTRQIDRMWDLLSEMHCRGLVTVDTVAKSIRRLAAARKWRDAILLFDQLEDLGLERNTETMNVLLDALCKEKKVELAREVFVMLSPHIAPDAYTFNIFVHGWCSVRRIDEALWTIEEMKTRGFPPIVITYTAVLEAYCKQRNFRRVYEVLDSMGSQGCHPNVITYTMIMTSLTKCERFEEALSVSDRMKSSGCKPDTLFYNALINLLGRAGHLFEANQVFRVEMPRNGVLRNVATYNTMISILCQYGRDDDALGVLKEMEAQSCKPDLQTYQPLLRLLLGRRGQAAAVHRLLSELRDRNGLGLDLDTYTLLIHGLCKVGETDWAYLLYDEMVGSEIVPRPRTCELLLSEMQRQNMEAYVERIRNDVSFFGLTQ